In [Mycobacterium] stephanolepidis, the genomic window CAGGTCCAGGCCTAGGACGACGTCGACGCGTTCCAGCGCGCTCATACGTTGGGGTCCTGTAGCAGCGTGAGCGTCCCCCGGGCAGCGGGTTTCGGGGCGTTGCGTCTGTTGGCCATGGGCGCCCGTAGCGCAGGGTGGTTGCCCCAGAGGCTGTGTTCAACGCGGTTTACGCGGGCGAGGAGTTCGTCGATGCTGGCCATGGAACGCGCGAGTTCCATGGCTGCCACGGGGTCGTGGGTGTTGAAGACCTGCACGCCGCGTGGCGATTTCACGCTCCAGCGCGGTGGTCCACCGGTATACGCGGGCTTGCCGTCGAACCATCCGAAGGAAGTGCGTCGGGTGGCGGGGTCGATGCGGACTTCCCAACGACCAGAGCTGTTTTCGGTCGGTGCGGATGCGGTGTTCATTCGGGTGTCTCCGTTCGTGGGTGGGTGCAGCGGGTCAGGGTGTCGGGGTCTTCGGGGTTGGGGATGAATCCGTTGGGGTCGCAGTCGGGGCAGGCGCGGATGGCCTCGAGGCGGGCTGCGCGTTGGTCGGCTGTGGTTTGGAGCTGTTGGGCGTCCCAGTTGTTTGCGTTGCGCCGCGCGTTAGCGCAGGCGCCGCACCAGTTCTCGGTTCCACCGGGGTGCAGGGTGCAGTACTCAGACGGGCGGCTTCCTACCGGTCTATCCCCACTAGAAGTAACTACTAAGGGGTGGGGTGGGTTAGGACCACGGGACTCCCCGGGGGACACGTTTTCGCCGGGTTCTGTTGTGTCCCCGTCGATGTCCCCAGGGGACATTTGGTCATCTATGCCGGTCACGAAGTTTCGGCCGCGCCGTCTTTGGTTCCGTTTCTTCTCGGCGTCTCGTTTGCGGCGGGCTTCGTTTTCGGCCTTAGTTTGCTGCCATTTTGCCCAATTTCTGACCAAAATTCCGTCACTTTCTGGGCAGCACAGGGGTGCGTCGAGGGGTCCGGGGGCCGTCAGCGCGGCCACCACGGAGCGCGGTACCAGAAGGGATTTCAGCTTGGCGTGGGGTATGTAGCCGTCGGTTTCTTCCTTTGCTGACCACGATCCGGCCAGTACCCATGCGCCGGCGACCGCGATCCGCATGGGGACACGTACCGGGGTTGTGGGCAGGTTCATGATCGGCTTCGAATCGGAGAAGCCGTCATCGACGAAGAACCAAGCCACTACGCGGACACCCCCGTTTCGATCAGGCGGCCGATGAACATTTCTGAGCCCTCGCCGTCCCAGAAATGCGCGGGTTGCAGCTCCCACCGGAAGACGCCATTGCTGGCGGCAGCGTTCAGCTGCATGCCGCCGTTGTCGCGTGTGATGGTTAGGCGGACGCCACGCCAAGTTGTTCCGCCTTCGGCTTCTACCGCAGCTGCGTAGTCGCGGCCGATGATGGTGGCGTCAGGAATGTCGCGGAGTTCGACTGTCCCGTCCGGGTTGTCGTGGAACGTGGGAAGGTCGGGGCGGCCGTACAGGGAGGTGAAATCGTCGCCCTCGATACGGATTTCGATGCTGCGAGATTTACGCATGTTCGTTCGCTTTCTTCACGTTGCAGGTGTGTCCGGTGGATGGAATCGGTTCCCAGCAGCCGTCGGCTTTGCAGATCGGCGAGCACGACAGGTGGCGGTCGCCCTGGCCGCAGGTGACTGGCTCGCCGCACACCGTGCACCGAGGGAATCGACGCCGCCTGAATGCCATCAGAGCCATCCATTGAAATTGGAGGTCGAGTTGGGGGCGCCGTCGGTACTCTCAGGCGTGTGACGATTTCCATGGGGGCTGCGGATCAAGACATGCGCGCATTGCTTTTGCAGTTCCTGGGCGCCTTCTCGAACGTCCAGAACTTCGCTGACGAGATGGTGGCAAGAATCTTCTTTCAGGCGCGGCTTGGGATAGCGGCCGAAAAGGTCTGGAGTCTGGCCGTCAGACGAATCAGGGATGAAGAGCGCGTACCGCTCTTCATCGCCATCGCTGAAGAAGTAGAAAGCGACGCGGATCTCTCGCATTTCGAGGAGACCTACAAGAGGTGCAAGGAGATGCGTGACCGAATAGCGCATTCCGTCCGTTTCACCCCTGACGGAGAGCACTTGGTCACGATCCAGCGCACCATTATTGGTTCGGTGACTAAGCCCATTCCGGAGCCAGTAGAAGTCGACCGTTCCCAACTGAAGGAGGCCATCCGTGATTGCAGCTGGCTCCACACGCAGATGTCGTATGCCATGAGCTCGGGCGGACTCGTAGTCAAGACGATGCTTCGGGATGTTCCTCATTACGTGCCGAAACCTGCTGCACGGCCTGATGAATGGGGCGGCATCAGGCTTGCTGCAGTTGAGGAATAGGCGCCGCCGTCCCTGGCGGTCTGTCTTGTCAGTCATGAGCCACTGACCTCACCGGTGCCGGGCCAGACTGTTGGGTAGATGGCGGCGGTTGCGGCCCAGCAGTCTCGGCATTCGCGTGCGATGAACCGGGCACGGAACTCTTGGCCGCACCGCTGGCACCAGAACGTGAACCAAGGGCGCGGCTGATTACCGGGCTCTGGTGCTCGGGTCCGGTCATAGCGCGGAACAGGTAGCGCGGTCATGCGGCTACCTCGGAAACGCTGAGCAGCCAGTACAGTGCCGCAACTGCCTGCTGTGGCACGACGCCGTTGCCGATGATGCGCAGCATGGCACTGCGTGAGATAGGCACGGCGGTAACCCATCCGAGCGGCCAGCCCATCATCCACTCGGAGAACGCTGGTGCTAGGCGATGTTTCCCGTTGCGACTCAGCTGTGTTGGATCCGGGGCTGGTCGGGTGAGCGATTCCCATCGTTCGATTGCGGGCGCGTACTTTCCCCATCGGCCGCCGAGGCGGATAACGCGTGTTTCGACGTCGTCCATGCGTTCGGCGCGTGTGAGCGGGTTGGGGCCTCCGTCGCCGTCGGACCTTCTGGGCGTGGGAAGTAGGTTGCGAATGACAGCGTCTGGTAGCGCATCATCGGTTACCGTCCGCAGGCGCCCGTCGCGGACGCGCCCGGGTGGATTCGCCGCGCCCCTGGAATCTCGACTCTGCGGAGTCGGTAGCAGCTCTAGTCGGTCAGGCGATTCGGTAGATCCTTGAGTTCCGACCCGAGGTCCCTGGCGTGACCATTGCCCGTCTCGGGCTGCGTCGTAGGGGTGGGCAGTAATGAAGAGGCGTTCACGGCGGTGGGTGGCGCCGACATCGGAAGCTCGTAGGCTGCACCAAGATCCCACGTACCGCATTTCGGCCAGGTCTGCGAGTACGGAATCGAACCCCAGAGACCGGTGTCCGGCCACATTCTCCAGGACGACAAGTCCGGGTCGTAGTATGCGAATTGCCTGCGCGACATAGGGCCAGAGGTGTCGCTCATCGTCAGTTCCTTTACGTTCGCCCGCCGCGCTGAATGGCTGGCACGGGTACCCGGCGCACACGATGTCGGCGGGCTCGACACGCGTCCAGTCGATCGCGGTGATATCGCGGTGATTCGGCACGCCCGGCCAGCGGGTTCCGAGCACCTTGGCCGCGTCGTCGTCGTACTCGGCATGCCAGATCGTGCGGCCACCCGTAACGTGCTCGACAGCGAGGTCCAGACCACCGGCACCCGAGCACAATGAACCGATCGACGGCTGCCTCATGCGGCTGCTCGATTCCACTCCGAGCTGCGGTGTTGCTGATTTACGATGCGCCAATGGCAAACCCTGCGGAACTGCTGTACCTGCAACTCAAGGCATGGAACCTGAGCGGATCTAGGGACAGCGCGGAAGGCCGGCGTCAGCTCCGAGTCGACGTGACCATGGCGATTCGCCGGCATGAGGCAGCGCTGTCCAACTGGCGTGCGACGAGTGAGCTTTTGGACGAAGCCGAGAAGCTGGGACAGATTCCAGTGGACGTCGTCAACACTTACCGACAACATCTGCCGACGTGGGGAAGCATGGTCTTGTCGTTTCCCGACGGCTGGAAGACTGTTTACAGCTTCGACTACGCGGCCATGCAAATGCTCAGTACGCTCGGGCACCAGCTTGATTCGCTGGTTCCGAAGCTCCCCGATGGCGCAGCGGATGATTTCGAAAAAGCGCTCGAAAAGGTTCTTACCGCGTTGAAGGACGACCCCAGCATCAGCGAGGGCGTTAAGAAATACATGGTCGGCCTGATCATCCACATGAAGCTGGTCATCGAGGAATACCGCCTCAACATCCGTGGCGACTACGATTTGTCTAGGGCTGCAACGCTTCTCAAATCCACGATTGACACTGCCTATCAAGCAAGTTCTGACGAACACAAAGGCGTGTGGGAGAAGCTCAAGGGGCTTTTCAGTTGGAAGAGTGTAGCTAAGGCAGGTGTAGAGATGACTCCGACGCTCGTCGCCATGATCGCTCAGAGTGGGGGTTAACGCTGTCGCAGTGTCGTCAGTCATCGGCGCGCACCCTGGTTCCAGATCGTTGATCGGGCGTGAAAGGTGCCGGTGAATGGTTCGCCGCATCCTGCGGCGCCCCAGTCGTCGTGTGGGATGAACCGGTCAACGTCGAGGGTGCTGGTGTCCGCGCCGCTGTTCATGATGAATCGGCCTCCGGGGCACCAGAATCCCCAATCCCGTGTGCGGGGGCCGGTGACGACGATGGTGACGCACGAGTCTTCTCGAGTGAGCAGCGAGAACGGGTCATTGGAGACGGGCAGCTCGACGCGGTGCCGGGTTTTCGCTGCCCGGTATGCGATCGATCCGGCGTGTCGTTTGATGCGGCGGCCGTCGGCGCGGTGCTCGTAGTAGTGGCCGAGTAGCACCATGGACCAGAACCACCACGGATGGTCATGCAAAGCGCGGTCGTCGTCGGATCGGACGAATTGGTGCAGGTAGATGTTCAGGTACCGGTTGCGTGGGATCAGGTACCAGCGCAGCATGTATGGGTTGTCTTCGCCGCCGATCGCGATGTGGTGTTGGCCGCGGATCAGCTTGCCGAACCATTCACGCAAGGTCAGGTCTGGGGATGTTTCGGTCATTGGGGTGTTACCTCGTCGGTGAGGGGTTGGACACTGGTTGGGGGTTCGGCGTGCGGGTCGGTGCCGCCGAAGTAGCGCAGCCGCAACCCTTCTGGCGCGTCGGGTGCGAGCGGTTCACCTTCGACGATCGTGCGGTCGGTGTCGCGGTCGTAGGTGACGGACACGATGCGCACGGCGCGGCCTTCGAGGGTTTCGCCGAACGTCTGGCCGACGGTGAATGCGTCGGTGCGGTCGCCGACGAACTTGGCGCACCTCATGACTCGGCGACCAACGGTTCAGCCACGGGCTGCGGCGGCAACTCATCAGGCAACGCGGGCGCCGGCAGCGGTGTCAGTGTGAACATTTCGCCGTGTTCACGCGCCAGATTGCTCAACCACTGCAGGATTTCGGTGTCCACAGCCAGCGTCCCGAACGCTGGCGTCTTGCCGGGATCGATGGCGTCAGCCAGCTGCGGATGCTGTTCCCGGACCGCGGTTTTGCATGCTTCGAAGGCTGGAGCCATCTCGGATACGAGCGGCACGTAGCCGAGCATGTAGCCCAGTACGTCGTAGACCTGGGATAGCAGGCAGAAGGTTCGGTCTGGGTTGCCGACGGTGAGGGTGACGACGACGCCGAGCGGGAACTCGCGCGGTTCGGTGTTGGTCATGCCGCCGCGTCCCTTGTTTGGTGGCGCCGTTTCATTCGGCGGACCTTGCTGCGGCGCTGGAGTCGGCGGGCGCGCTTGGAATCGCGGTTCCGGAGACGTCGGCGCCGGACCTCATCGGCTGGCACGCTGCCGAGGTAGACGCTTTTGTTCTGTAGTGCGCCGAGGATCGCTAGCTCGTAGGCGTTGGGCTCACGTTCGGGTGCAGTGTCGGCGTGGTGGTGCGTGGACGGCTGGTCGTCCTCGGGTGCTGCGCCGTCTTCGTCCTCGATGAGTTCGTTGAGGACTTCGAGGTCGATGTCGTGTAGGTAGTCGCGGATCTTGTCGACGCCGTGGAGTTGTTCGGCTTGCCGGTTGCGCTGGTAGTCGGTCATCCGTGACGGCTGCCGGACCGCGCGTGCGGCCCGGCGCCGTGCACGGCTTGGGTTACCCCTCACCGTCAGCCCCCTCACCGTCGGCGTCGTCGCCGGTGGCTTCGGCGGACGGCACCGGGGTGCCGTCGACGACGTCGAGCATCGAGCCCTGGTTTTCGTCGGCACCGGCGGGCGGCTTCTGCCCTGGCTGCCCGACCCACTCGACTTTCAGCGTGCGTTTGTCGCGCATTTCGCCGTCAGCGGCTTCGACGACCTTCGACTCGATGCACCGGTACTTGATGACCAGGGTGCCTCCCTCTTTGAGGTCAGGCGGGTTCGTGATCTTGATGTTGGTGGCGCGGAACCCGATGTACGCCTGCGGGTCTGCATCGTCGATGTCGTCGAGCGCGTTGGTGGATTTCAGATCCTTGGGTTTGGTGGTGGTTCCCATGGCGGTGTTTATCTCCTTGCGGTGGTGGTGGTTTCCGGCCCGGTTGGGTCGGTTGCGTCCGACGACTTGTCGGCCGGGTCTGCGGTGGGATCGGTGACGGTCACGATGACGTCGCCTGCGGCGTCGGGATTGGATACCCATATGGACGAATCAGGGGCATATCCGGCCTGGTTCGCGTTGGCGCAGAGGAGGTTTACGGCGCCAAGGGTCAGTCCGCCCACGGCGGTGAACTTGCCTGTGCGCGACATCAGCTCTGATCACTTTCGAGACCGAGTTCGCCTTGCTCACCATCCGGTTCAGCGTCCGAGTTGGCGGCTTCGTCGGCAGCGGTTTCCCGCAGCGACCATGCGTTGACGTACTCGGTTATCTGATGCTCGAGGGTTCCAGCCTTTGCCCATTGGTTGAGCGCGTTGACGATGGTGCGTAGTTCCTGGTCAGTCATGGCATCGCGGTGCTCGAACAGCTCGGTTCGTCCAAGGATTCCGCCGATGACGATGAGCTGTTCGTCGCGGTCGGTGCATTCGGCTTTGTTCAGTGCGGCGAACATCGCCTTGAGCCACTTCTCGCGGGCGTCGGCGCTGAGCTCCCCCGCGGTCTCTGTCGCTTGCGCACTCTGTTCCGCGGCGGCTTCGGCTGCGCGTTCGCGTAGACGCTGAGCGCCCTTTGCACGCTGAGGCGGGGCTTGGCGTTCCTCGACGACTTCCCCGTCGATCACGGTTGGCTGCGCCGCGTCGGTGAGGATCAGTCCGGCGAATTCATTCGGGTAGGCGCGGCGGCACGCGGCAGCCTCGGCGCACTTGCCGATCTGGTTGCGGGGCATCTTCGCCCACATACTGTTGGGTTCCTGTCCCACAACCCGGCGGCCCTGCCCGCTGCCCTCGTAGACGTTGTTGGTCTGCACAAACTCGTCGAAATGCGCTACTGCGGTGAATGGTTCGCCGTTCCGGAAGACGATGTACTTCGCGGCCACCGGAGGGGTACTACCGGGCCAAACCTCGCGCCACTGGCCGTCGTCGCCGCAGTAGAACGGGCCCTCGACGGCCAGCGTGTCGCCGTTGCGGTGCGCGTACTCGCGGACCTTGCGGCGGAATCCGTCGATCCCGGTCTGAATGGTGTACTTCGTGACAAATCGCTCAACCTTGCGCCGCCCGCCTTCACCGGTGTCGATCCATTCGGTGACCTTGGAGTTGCGTCCGATCATGTAGATCTCTTTGCGGAACGGGTCTAACCCGGTGGTTTGGCACACGTGGAAATACACGTCGAGGTCACCGTCTGTGGCGTCCTCGATACCGAGCTGTCGCAGAGCTGCTCGCTGCGCCTCACTGAATCGGGCCTGCCCGGTGTGGATTGCCAGTTCTGTGCCTAGTGACGACGGGACGGCTAGTTCGCCGGCGGGCTGTGCAGCCGGGTCGGGCCAGATCTCGGCGGTGTCGGCGGCTGCGGTTTTCGTGGTGGTTTCGGTCATGAGGGGTTGTCTCCGTTCAGGAATCGGATTTGTTCGGGGGTCACGCCTTTGGCCGCATAGAGTGCGACCGAGTTCTTTCCGGATTTCTGTCGGTGCGCGATCCGGACGCCACCGAACTCGGCGTACTTGTCGCGTTCCATCCGTTTCATCAGCCGGTTTTTCGCGCCCTGATAGACCTCTTTGGCGCGCTCGTATTCCTGCCCTGCGGTGACGTATTCCAGCGCTTCGGCGCCGTCGAGGACTGTGGTGGCGTCGGCGTTGATATCGGGGTTCACCGCGCGAATGCAGCTGTAGGTGTGGACCGTGTTATCGAGGTCGGGTACCTCGTCGGCCTGCAGCAGACCCCAGAATTTCTGGGCCTCGGCGATGATCCACGCCGCGGTGCTCGCATCGAACGGAATCTCGTAGATCCGCTCGTCGAAGTACGGGCCAACGGCCAACAGATGACCTGGTTGGTCGGTCCAGCCGGTGAACAACATTTGCGTCATGACCTGCGCCGCATAGTCTTCCGGGCAGTCACCGGTCAGGTCGTCGCCGAACAGCTCCAAGTCGGTCATGTTCCGGGCGGCCTTGAACTCGATGACGCGCCGCGACCGGCCCCGCACCGCGCGCCGGTCGACCGTGGCCACGCACGGGAACCCGAACTTGCCGGGATCGATGTGGACCTGCACTTCACCGTCGGACAGCAGCCAGCCGGGATTACGGCTGCGCCACCGGTTCGCGGCGAACGCTTCCAGGTCGTGGCCGACATCGAACGCGTCCTTGTGGGGTTCCGGGTCGACGCGGCCAGTCATGCGGTGCCACAGGCGGTATGCCGACTCATAGCGGGAGAATCCGAGGATCGCGGCGACTTTCGACGGTGTGATGGTCTTCGACCACTCCGGTGACCCGGGCTGCAGGAACTGCGGATCCCGTCGCGTGTACACGCCGAGGATTCCGGTGGTGGGGTTCGCGGTCATGCTGCTGTCACCGCCTGATCAGCGGCGGCAAGCACCCACGCGAACGGCTTACCCGACATCGGGCAGTCACCACCCGCGGTGTCACGATGCCAACGCACAGCCGCATCGACAGTCGATCGCGCCGGCTTCCGGCAGACCGGGCACGGCGGCGGTGTGGCAGGGCGGTTCACAGCGCGACCGCTTTCAGCATGTCCTCGATGCAGCCGAACACCCGGCCGCACTCGCACTCACCCGGAAGCTCTAGCGATTCAGAGGCTTTGGTGCACACATCGAGGCAGTCATCGCACATGAGCAGCACAGGGTCCGAGCAGGCGTCGGTGGCCTCGTTGTAGGCGTGGATACGTACCATCCATTTCGCTTTGTTGCCGCAGACGATGATGCGATGGCGCTCGCACAGGAACGAACGGCATTCGCACGCCCGCTGCGGCATCACGCCCACTAGCTCGGTCACGTCGACGTCGATCGCTGGGGCGGTCATGATGCTGCCCGTTTCGCGGCGTGACGGGCTTCAAGTAGTTGCGCGGTTACCCGCAGCTCGAATGGGTTCCACGAGTGGCGCACACCGTCGCCGTAGGCGTGGTTGATTTCAGCGAGAAGCGCTGCGGCGTCCCACATTTTCGCGGCGGCTTCCAACCCGGGTTCGGGGCGGCGGGCCATTCAGACCACCTCCCCTTTCACAGGGCACGCGGGGGTGGCGTCGTCGACATGAACCCACTTACCCGAGGCGCTGCCGAGATAGACCTGTCGGCCGCAGGGGCATTGTCGGGATCGGCCGAGCTGGTTAGTTTGGCGACGGCGGGACACTTCACCGCCGTCGCCTGATCCGGTCACAGTCACGTCGCTGCCACCGGACGCCTTGAGCGCATCCCCGATCTCCCCCAGCACTGCCAACAGCTGTTT contains:
- a CDS encoding recombinase RecT; this encodes MTETTTKTAAADTAEIWPDPAAQPAGELAVPSSLGTELAIHTGQARFSEAQRAALRQLGIEDATDGDLDVYFHVCQTTGLDPFRKEIYMIGRNSKVTEWIDTGEGGRRKVERFVTKYTIQTGIDGFRRKVREYAHRNGDTLAVEGPFYCGDDGQWREVWPGSTPPVAAKYIVFRNGEPFTAVAHFDEFVQTNNVYEGSGQGRRVVGQEPNSMWAKMPRNQIGKCAEAAACRRAYPNEFAGLILTDAAQPTVIDGEVVEERQAPPQRAKGAQRLRERAAEAAAEQSAQATETAGELSADAREKWLKAMFAALNKAECTDRDEQLIVIGGILGRTELFEHRDAMTDQELRTIVNALNQWAKAGTLEHQITEYVNAWSLRETAADEAANSDAEPDGEQGELGLESDQS
- a CDS encoding DUF7736 domain-containing protein, which encodes MTNTEPREFPLGVVVTLTVGNPDRTFCLLSQVYDVLGYMLGYVPLVSEMAPAFEACKTAVREQHPQLADAIDPGKTPAFGTLAVDTEILQWLSNLAREHGEMFTLTPLPAPALPDELPPQPVAEPLVAES
- a CDS encoding YqaJ viral recombinase family protein, producing MTANPTTGILGVYTRRDPQFLQPGSPEWSKTITPSKVAAILGFSRYESAYRLWHRMTGRVDPEPHKDAFDVGHDLEAFAANRWRSRNPGWLLSDGEVQVHIDPGKFGFPCVATVDRRAVRGRSRRVIEFKAARNMTDLELFGDDLTGDCPEDYAAQVMTQMLFTGWTDQPGHLLAVGPYFDERIYEIPFDASTAAWIIAEAQKFWGLLQADEVPDLDNTVHTYSCIRAVNPDINADATTVLDGAEALEYVTAGQEYERAKEVYQGAKNRLMKRMERDKYAEFGGVRIAHRQKSGKNSVALYAAKGVTPEQIRFLNGDNPS
- a CDS encoding DNA cytosine methyltransferase; this translates as MRQPSIGSLCSGAGGLDLAVEHVTGGRTIWHAEYDDDAAKVLGTRWPGVPNHRDITAIDWTRVEPADIVCAGYPCQPFSAAGERKGTDDERHLWPYVAQAIRILRPGLVVLENVAGHRSLGFDSVLADLAEMRYVGSWCSLRASDVGATHRRERLFITAHPYDAARDGQWSRQGPRVGTQGSTESPDRLELLPTPQSRDSRGAANPPGRVRDGRLRTVTDDALPDAVIRNLLPTPRRSDGDGGPNPLTRAERMDDVETRVIRLGGRWGKYAPAIERWESLTRPAPDPTQLSRNGKHRLAPAFSEWMMGWPLGWVTAVPISRSAMLRIIGNGVVPQQAVAALYWLLSVSEVAA